The following proteins come from a genomic window of Brevibacillus antibioticus:
- a CDS encoding response regulator: MRALLVDDEQLPLMHLQRLLEKDVGGVKVVGAYTNPLEAIDQAISLQPDVVFLDINMPRISGLEIGERLQGIDNSPEIVFVTGYDKYAVDAFELCALDYIMKPVQLQRLQKTMDRLRERIKSAKEAAPVKEESVVSIQCFNRILFHQPNQEPQEIKWRTNKARELFAYLLHHRNKMIDKDSLIELLWPDYDGSKGVTQLYTTIYLIRQTLKRYGLQTISINKGNLEGGYKLTIDSAKIDVEEWENRLKQLPPLSLANMQEYEQVLATYMGDYFGDYDYLWAEYERERLRRMWLQLAKTMSSFYLGHGRVQEAINVNQRIQHLHPLEEDSYMILMQLYASLDNQAAVEEQYQLLTSRWEIELGSAANEHITKWYHIWKQETEQK, from the coding sequence ATGAGAGCCTTATTGGTAGACGACGAGCAACTACCCTTGATGCATCTGCAACGATTGCTGGAAAAAGATGTTGGCGGCGTTAAGGTAGTTGGAGCCTACACCAATCCTCTCGAAGCGATCGATCAAGCAATATCCCTTCAACCAGATGTCGTATTTTTAGATATTAATATGCCGCGCATCAGTGGACTGGAGATCGGAGAACGTCTACAAGGAATCGATAACTCCCCGGAGATCGTATTTGTCACAGGGTACGATAAGTACGCCGTTGATGCTTTTGAGCTATGCGCGCTGGATTACATCATGAAGCCCGTACAGCTTCAACGCTTGCAAAAGACAATGGACCGTCTTCGTGAAAGAATCAAGTCCGCGAAAGAAGCCGCGCCTGTTAAAGAAGAGTCAGTCGTCTCCATCCAATGCTTCAATCGTATTTTGTTTCACCAGCCGAATCAGGAGCCACAAGAGATCAAGTGGCGCACGAATAAAGCTCGCGAGCTGTTTGCCTATTTGTTGCATCACCGCAACAAGATGATCGACAAAGATTCGCTTATCGAGCTTTTGTGGCCGGACTATGATGGAAGCAAAGGCGTAACCCAGCTTTATACGACGATTTACCTCATCCGGCAAACCTTGAAACGCTATGGTCTTCAAACTATATCGATCAACAAAGGCAATTTAGAAGGCGGCTATAAGCTGACGATTGATTCGGCTAAGATCGATGTGGAGGAATGGGAGAATCGTCTCAAACAATTACCGCCCCTCTCTCTTGCGAATATGCAGGAGTATGAGCAAGTACTCGCGACGTACATGGGCGATTATTTCGGAGACTACGACTATTTGTGGGCAGAGTACGAGCGGGAAAGACTCCGCAGAATGTGGCTGCAGCTCGCCAAAACAATGAGCAGCTTCTATTTGGGGCACGGCAGAGTCCAAGAAGCGATCAACGTCAACCAACGCATTCAGCATTTGCACCCGCTTGAAGAAGACAGCTACATGATCTTGATGCAGTTGTACGCTTCCTTGGATAATCAAGCGGCTGTAGAAGAGCAGTATCAACTCTTGACCTCTCGATGGGAGATTGAACTCGGCTCTGCTGCAAACGAACATATCACCAAGTGGTATCACATATGGAAGCAGGAGACAGAACAAAAGTAA
- a CDS encoding response regulator — protein sequence MNSILIVDDTAFTRHVLRNIFETLGLHVVAEAASGEEAVRNYCLYKPSLVTMDITMPGMNGLTASRRIMELDKDARIIICSAVSRHDTVIKAIQAGARDFIAKPLQLERIEWAVQKLLGTGVDVRRGDRQVKQIAEVLV from the coding sequence ATGAATAGCATTCTGATTGTTGATGATACGGCGTTTACGAGACATGTGCTGCGCAACATATTTGAAACGTTAGGATTGCATGTCGTTGCGGAAGCTGCTTCGGGAGAAGAGGCTGTTAGAAATTACTGCTTGTACAAACCATCACTCGTCACGATGGATATTACCATGCCCGGTATGAACGGTTTGACTGCATCACGCAGAATCATGGAGTTGGATAAGGATGCTAGGATCATTATTTGCTCAGCAGTGTCTAGGCACGATACCGTCATCAAGGCAATTCAGGCAGGTGCGCGGGATTTCATAGCGAAGCCACTGCAGCTAGAGCGAATCGAATGGGCTGTCCAAAAATTGCTGGGAACAGGGGTAGATGTCCGTCGTGGGGATAGACAGGTGAAACAAATAGCTGAGGTGTTAGTATGA
- a CDS encoding response regulator, translating to MNSILIVDDTAFTRLVLRNMFETLGIEVVAEADSGEEAVRNYCLYRPTFVMMDITMPGMNGLAASRKIMELDKNAKIIICSAVARRDTVIKAIQAGARDFIAKPLQFERIEWAVQHLLETDTR from the coding sequence ATGAATAGCATTTTAATTGTTGACGATACAGCGTTTACGAGACTTGTGCTGCGTAACATGTTTGAGACATTAGGAATTGAGGTAGTTGCAGAGGCTGATTCAGGGGAGGAGGCTGTTAGAAACTACTGTTTGTATCGACCGACATTCGTCATGATGGATATTACGATGCCGGGCATGAACGGTTTGGCTGCTTCCCGCAAAATCATGGAGCTGGATAAGAATGCGAAGATTATTATTTGCTCCGCAGTTGCACGACGCGATACTGTCATCAAAGCGATCCAGGCAGGTGCACGTGATTTTATCGCAAAGCCCTTGCAGTTCGAGAGGATTGAATGGGCTGTTCAACATTTATTGGAGACAGATACTAGATGA
- a CDS encoding TlpA family protein disulfide reductase: METFIQWSVIALWVFVIVQFVVIYLLTKLVADFINKLQAKEKEPSVDNWIGSRAPVLIDNSPSGTSIDFTEMKSHSTLVLFTAEGCPICQQIIPHLEKVKLRFPQLKLLVVYSGKLTHETQNQDDIQYIDSTISFSMYQIDAMPSAVLIDKKGIILAKEAVPTIHYLLALLEKHVPIEADTSEFIPASLSTNLGENKASKIAPQPYS; encoded by the coding sequence GTGGAAACGTTTATACAATGGTCTGTGATTGCGTTATGGGTATTTGTCATTGTGCAATTCGTTGTTATCTACCTGCTAACCAAACTAGTAGCAGATTTTATCAATAAATTACAAGCAAAAGAAAAAGAACCGAGTGTAGACAACTGGATAGGCTCCAGAGCCCCGGTTCTGATCGATAACAGTCCATCTGGAACAAGCATTGATTTTACAGAGATGAAAAGCCACTCTACACTTGTACTTTTCACGGCAGAAGGTTGCCCCATATGCCAGCAAATCATTCCGCATTTAGAGAAGGTAAAACTACGATTTCCTCAGCTTAAATTACTAGTTGTTTATTCAGGAAAGCTCACTCACGAGACCCAAAACCAGGACGATATTCAGTATATCGACTCTACCATTTCGTTTTCAATGTACCAAATCGATGCGATGCCATCTGCTGTCCTGATCGACAAAAAAGGAATTATCCTTGCCAAAGAAGCGGTTCCTACCATTCATTATCTACTGGCATTGCTTGAAAAACATGTGCCTATCGAAGCGGACACTTCGGAGTTCATTCCGGCGTCGCTCTCAACAAATCTAGGAGAAAATAAAGCAAGTAAAATTGCCCCTCAACCATATTCATGA
- a CDS encoding MauE/DoxX family redox-associated membrane protein: MLKHNGMQHQWKAGEKLEIATFIFRMILALLFISSSVSKIKNSTTHASIVKDYKILPERSITFFAVLDTYSELLIGLLLIFGLYDSWAVLAGSGLLLLYSVAIVVNLLRGRREISCGCGGIVGNHNLSWILVSRNVLLIAMCLWVYQIPTTYGNLSWALETGNFRTVYGEEYWTLMIIALLSTLVILIGQHLGSIRKKVHELVAQK, translated from the coding sequence ATGCTCAAGCACAATGGTATGCAACACCAGTGGAAAGCAGGTGAAAAATTGGAAATCGCGACCTTTATCTTTCGCATGATTCTAGCACTGTTGTTTATAAGTTCGTCTGTATCAAAAATCAAAAACAGCACGACTCATGCTTCAATTGTAAAAGACTACAAAATACTGCCTGAACGATCTATTACATTTTTTGCCGTCCTCGACACTTATTCTGAATTGCTGATTGGATTGCTACTCATTTTCGGGCTGTACGATTCCTGGGCAGTTCTGGCTGGTAGTGGTTTACTACTCCTGTATAGCGTGGCTATTGTGGTCAATTTATTGCGCGGAAGAAGAGAAATATCATGTGGTTGCGGTGGCATCGTCGGCAATCACAATCTATCATGGATACTGGTCAGCCGAAACGTCTTGCTCATTGCGATGTGTCTCTGGGTCTATCAAATACCGACCACCTATGGGAATCTCTCATGGGCGTTAGAAACAGGAAATTTCAGAACCGTATATGGAGAAGAGTACTGGACGTTAATGATCATCGCATTGTTGTCCACACTTGTGATTCTGATTGGTCAACATTTAGGGAGCATTCGGAAGAAAGTACACGAGCTAGTCGCACAAAAATAA
- a CDS encoding ABC transporter ATP-binding protein, giving the protein MIVQSFIKLFVFLWAHARLLLTLLVCLTIMIGLLPVATLWLSKEMINEVAKIIQLQVGDYRYAFFLLSLQFLIAMATSVLLNIQQYLNGKLENVLELAAQSLVLQKVESVPLFYFDIPDFYNHLERVHLNVGTRFLSPFTILLEIVRASITIFSFLLFLLTVHWSLVILSLIAAIPVFFVQIRFGSINYWLRYGLTPLIRDIQYTSFLLKDRQSAKEIRLFGLGQMLLKRWSTSMTHQFTETLKVLRKQQATEVGLDGFTALLYFGTAGIIIWLIRTTSMQIGEFVAIGQAVQGTQGLTNQLSNQSAKIFGEILYINDFFNFIEYEHPEKDASDEGSALFPAPLQQGIFIKGLSFTYVNTTNPVLRDIHLHIRPGEKIAIVGENGSGKSTLVKCVMGLYPISQGDISFDGLSISQIKPDDLRKNMTVIFQDFIKYAYTLQENIGFGDAERINDLKWMQEIAATSGVDQIVSKLPDGYQTYLSRYLQEGTDLSGGQWQKIALARALFRNSDIVILDEPTAALDPMTELSVYQLVRNLTENKTTLFVSHRMAAAKMADRIIVMKDGQLVESGTHDELISLNKEYAQMYHAQAQWYATPVESR; this is encoded by the coding sequence ATGATTGTTCAATCATTTATCAAGCTGTTCGTTTTCTTATGGGCACATGCTCGGCTACTTCTCACGCTTTTAGTTTGCTTAACAATCATGATTGGTTTACTACCAGTAGCCACCCTTTGGCTATCCAAAGAAATGATTAATGAGGTCGCGAAAATCATTCAACTCCAAGTGGGTGATTATCGTTATGCTTTTTTCTTACTTTCACTTCAATTTTTAATAGCGATGGCTACATCTGTGCTTCTCAATATCCAACAATACCTAAATGGAAAGCTTGAAAATGTTTTGGAACTCGCGGCGCAATCACTTGTACTTCAAAAGGTAGAATCGGTACCGCTTTTCTATTTTGATATTCCCGATTTTTACAATCATTTAGAGAGAGTTCACTTGAATGTGGGCACACGCTTTTTATCACCATTCACGATCCTACTAGAGATCGTTAGAGCCAGCATTACTATTTTCAGTTTCTTGCTCTTTTTGCTTACCGTTCACTGGAGCCTCGTCATTTTAAGTCTGATCGCGGCAATTCCCGTCTTCTTTGTTCAAATTCGATTTGGCAGTATCAATTATTGGCTCAGATACGGCTTAACCCCCTTAATTCGCGACATACAATATACCAGTTTTTTATTGAAAGACCGGCAGTCAGCCAAGGAAATTCGATTATTTGGCTTAGGTCAAATGCTACTGAAAAGATGGTCAACCTCCATGACCCACCAGTTTACTGAAACATTAAAGGTGCTGCGAAAGCAACAAGCAACTGAGGTCGGCCTAGATGGGTTTACCGCACTTTTGTACTTTGGGACAGCTGGAATTATCATCTGGTTAATCCGTACCACCTCTATGCAAATCGGTGAGTTTGTAGCAATCGGACAAGCTGTGCAGGGAACACAAGGATTGACCAATCAGCTATCTAACCAGTCAGCCAAAATATTTGGAGAGATTCTCTATATAAACGATTTTTTTAATTTCATCGAATATGAACACCCTGAAAAGGATGCAAGCGACGAAGGCTCGGCTCTCTTTCCAGCACCGCTACAACAGGGCATTTTTATAAAAGGATTGTCATTTACCTACGTGAATACGACAAATCCTGTTCTAAGGGATATTCATTTGCACATACGGCCTGGTGAAAAAATCGCAATCGTCGGTGAAAATGGCTCGGGTAAATCAACCTTAGTCAAATGTGTGATGGGGTTGTATCCCATATCACAAGGTGACATTTCCTTCGATGGCCTCAGTATTAGCCAGATCAAACCTGATGATTTACGCAAAAATATGACTGTGATCTTCCAGGATTTCATCAAATATGCCTATACGTTACAGGAAAATATTGGTTTCGGTGATGCCGAACGAATAAACGATCTAAAATGGATGCAAGAAATTGCCGCTACATCTGGCGTGGATCAAATCGTTTCCAAACTTCCAGATGGCTACCAAACTTATTTAAGTCGCTATTTGCAAGAGGGAACCGATCTTTCTGGGGGACAATGGCAAAAAATTGCCTTGGCTCGTGCTCTGTTTCGAAATAGTGATATTGTGATTTTAGATGAGCCAACAGCAGCTCTTGATCCTATGACTGAGCTTTCTGTATACCAACTCGTACGAAATTTGACCGAAAATAAAACAACCCTATTTGTCTCACACCGTATGGCTGCCGCTAAAATGGCAGATCGGATTATCGTGATGAAGGATGGTCAGTTAGTCGAGTCTGGAACGCATGATGAACTGATTTCACTTAATAAAGAATACGCGCAGATGTATCATGCTCAAGCACAATGGTATGCAACACCAGTGGAAAGCAGGTGA
- a CDS encoding TlpA family protein disulfide reductase has product MYVLIPLTVAIALLGMQLYSYRKFRNIVTLFSVEDSIFSLLNQYFIGVNLKESLIFPTHLSQTPTIVMFAAPSCDTCHHEVERYLTHIKKKTTNLPFLCAVKQDDSDYQHFIDTFSGKITMVPVDKKTMSELHIINFPSLFIVDSQGIIRYVGRSVGELVDILKHKKKQELHNIQ; this is encoded by the coding sequence GTGTACGTTCTCATTCCACTAACGGTAGCAATTGCTTTATTAGGCATGCAACTCTATTCATACCGAAAGTTCAGGAATATCGTTACTCTCTTTTCTGTAGAAGATTCTATTTTTTCACTTCTAAATCAATATTTTATCGGTGTAAATCTCAAAGAGTCACTTATATTCCCCACGCATTTATCACAAACACCAACCATTGTCATGTTCGCTGCCCCCTCATGTGATACATGCCATCATGAAGTAGAAAGATACTTAACCCATATCAAGAAAAAAACAACCAACCTTCCTTTCTTATGTGCGGTTAAGCAGGATGATTCTGACTATCAGCACTTTATCGACACATTTAGCGGAAAAATTACGATGGTTCCCGTCGACAAAAAAACCATGAGCGAATTACATATCATCAACTTCCCAAGCCTGTTTATTGTTGACTCACAGGGGATCATTCGATATGTAGGACGCTCAGTTGGTGAGCTAGTAGACATCTTGAAACACAAGAAGAAGCAAGAGCTTCACAACATCCAATAA
- a CDS encoding group II intron maturase-specific domain-containing protein yields MKEKIRFITNPVWSISMDERILKLNQYLMGWIGYFALADAKKALQSIEEWIRRRFRLCLWSQWKRIRTRYRELRSLGLSHVQVIEIANTRKGAWRTTKTPQIHKALGVAYWQQQGLKSLVQRYSVIRQA; encoded by the coding sequence TTGAAAGAGAAAATCCGCTTCATCACTAATCCGGTATGGAGCATCTCTATGGATGAAAGGATTCTGAAGCTAAATCAGTATCTCATGGGATGGATCGGATATTTCGCCCTTGCAGATGCAAAGAAAGCCCTACAATCCATCGAAGAATGGATACGACGTAGATTTCGACTATGCTTGTGGTCTCAGTGGAAGCGAATAAGAACCCGATATAGAGAACTTCGTTCTCTGGGTCTATCGCACGTCCAAGTAATAGAAATTGCAAACACCAGAAAGGGTGCATGGCGTACCACAAAGACTCCTCAAATACACAAAGCCCTCGGAGTTGCATACTGGCAACAACAAGGGCTGAAAAGCTTAGTACAACGATATTCTGTCATCCGTCAAGCTTGA
- a CDS encoding TetR/AcrR family transcriptional regulator codes for MDKVSKHTLKSNESYQRLMDAAFKVFGQYGYDKTSIDLLAKEAGYTKGTFYLHFKSKEDFFLEFMDHKLSVYKQHFLPLLNSNATFESIISQGIKIFYKLSNEDNWIPLFFEFCSIAVRNESVKERMSIYYQEWFKIICMVLEKGKQTNRLSANLDLEITSRKIVAVLDGYNLQNSFVSNSYSLDQIEQLIKQILGLD; via the coding sequence GTGGATAAAGTAAGCAAACATACGCTGAAAAGCAACGAATCTTATCAAAGGTTGATGGATGCAGCTTTCAAGGTCTTTGGGCAATATGGCTATGACAAAACTTCAATTGATTTATTGGCAAAGGAGGCTGGATATACAAAAGGGACTTTTTATTTGCACTTTAAAAGTAAAGAAGACTTCTTTTTAGAATTTATGGATCATAAGTTGTCAGTTTATAAACAGCATTTTCTACCTTTGTTAAATTCCAATGCCACCTTTGAAAGCATAATCAGTCAAGGTATTAAGATATTCTATAAGTTAAGCAATGAAGATAATTGGATTCCTCTTTTTTTTGAATTCTGTTCTATTGCTGTTAGAAATGAAAGCGTCAAAGAGAGGATGTCCATCTATTATCAGGAATGGTTCAAAATAATATGTATGGTCTTGGAAAAGGGGAAACAAACTAATAGACTTTCTGCAAATCTAGATTTGGAAATAACCTCAAGAAAGATAGTTGCCGTACTTGATGGATACAATCTTCAAAATAGCTTTGTTTCGAATAGTTATTCACTCGATCAAATAGAGCAACTGATCAAACAAATTCTGGGGCTGGACTGA
- a CDS encoding YiiX/YebB-like N1pC/P60 family cysteine hydrolase, whose product MRFKNKLIALTITVLSISSIPIFTHAAYGNQVGLLDLTSSAVQEELAKEEKETKFTKEQRSKAKKRKETNNLDDLKKNAPEKYKEIQIEQAKLTALASSGKMGTVGDILITYDNETSGWNHGHAAIVRKNNDYIVEAWPKEGVRVYENNWGNRFDSAYKFYVKGADDTDFNNAQKYAYSQLGKPYQLNVQKHFTDAYYCSQLVWKAWYEQGFDVDADGGFLVTPADIDDSKLTVEY is encoded by the coding sequence ATGCGCTTCAAAAATAAGCTTATTGCTCTCACTATCACCGTCCTCAGTATTTCTAGCATCCCTATTTTTACTCATGCTGCCTATGGTAATCAGGTAGGGCTTTTAGACTTAACATCTTCTGCAGTACAAGAGGAGTTAGCAAAGGAAGAAAAGGAAACAAAATTCACTAAAGAGCAAAGAAGTAAAGCGAAAAAAAGAAAAGAAACTAACAATTTGGATGACTTAAAGAAAAATGCACCCGAAAAATATAAAGAAATTCAAATTGAACAAGCCAAGCTAACAGCCCTTGCATCAAGCGGAAAAATGGGAACAGTTGGTGATATACTTATTACTTATGACAACGAAACAAGTGGCTGGAATCACGGTCATGCCGCCATTGTGAGGAAAAACAATGATTATATTGTAGAAGCTTGGCCAAAAGAGGGAGTACGTGTGTACGAAAATAACTGGGGAAATCGCTTCGATTCCGCTTACAAATTTTATGTGAAAGGCGCAGATGACACTGACTTTAATAATGCACAAAAATATGCCTACTCTCAATTAGGAAAACCTTATCAACTAAATGTGCAAAAACACTTTACTGATGCCTACTACTGCTCACAACTTGTTTGGAAAGCTTGGTATGAACAAGGCTTTGATGTCGATGCTGATGGCGGCTTTCTTGTAACTCCTGCAGATATTGACGACTCGAAATTAACTGTAGAATATTAA
- the ggt gene encoding gamma-glutamyltransferase, protein MVNYDAMEYPYASKRVTTFAKNGMVATSQPLAAQAGLDILKKGGNAVDAAIATAACLTVVEPTSNGIGGDAFALVWIRDELHGLNASGPAPQGISIEVLKAKGLEEMPTYGWTPVTVPGAPAAWGALSKRFGRLPLTEILQSAIDYAENGYPVSPTLAHYWNTAHKKFSQQCKGEEFAHWFSTFTPDGKVPKAGDIWKSPGHAETLRQIAETNAESFYRGELADKIDAFSRECDGYLRKEDLAAYKPEWVKPISVNYRGYEVWEIPPNGQGMIGLMALNILKGFDFDAKDTTETYHKQIEAMKLAFVDGLEYITEENKMKISKEALLSEEYAATRRARIGHEALTPEPGQPNTSGTVYLATADGEGNMVSFIQSNYMGFGSGVVVPGTGIAMQNRGHNFSLDPAHDNCLEPGKRTFHTIIPGFLTKDGKAVGPFGVMGGFMQPQGHVQVVMNTIDFHLNPQASLDAPRWQWMEGKTVELERHFPEHLAQALERRGHTIKWAQLGNYFGRGQIIWRDENGVLSGGTDMRADSSIAAW, encoded by the coding sequence ATGGTTAACTATGACGCAATGGAATACCCATACGCATCGAAGCGTGTGACGACTTTTGCCAAGAACGGCATGGTGGCGACCTCGCAGCCACTGGCGGCACAAGCGGGTCTCGATATTTTGAAAAAGGGCGGAAATGCGGTGGATGCGGCGATTGCAACAGCTGCGTGTCTGACTGTAGTAGAACCGACCTCAAACGGCATCGGAGGAGACGCATTTGCCCTCGTGTGGATCAGAGACGAGCTGCATGGACTAAATGCAAGCGGGCCTGCTCCACAAGGAATCTCCATTGAGGTATTAAAAGCAAAAGGTCTGGAAGAAATGCCGACCTACGGCTGGACGCCTGTCACGGTACCAGGTGCACCTGCTGCGTGGGGAGCCTTGTCCAAGCGTTTTGGACGTCTTCCGCTGACAGAGATTTTGCAGTCAGCGATTGATTATGCGGAAAATGGCTATCCGGTATCGCCCACATTGGCGCATTATTGGAATACCGCGCATAAAAAGTTTTCCCAGCAATGTAAAGGGGAAGAGTTCGCGCATTGGTTCTCCACCTTTACGCCAGATGGCAAAGTGCCAAAAGCGGGCGACATCTGGAAGTCGCCGGGTCATGCTGAGACGCTGCGTCAAATCGCGGAAACAAATGCAGAGAGCTTCTACCGCGGAGAGCTGGCAGACAAGATCGACGCGTTCTCACGTGAGTGCGACGGCTATTTGCGCAAAGAAGACCTGGCTGCCTATAAGCCGGAATGGGTGAAGCCGATCAGTGTCAACTACCGTGGCTATGAGGTGTGGGAGATTCCGCCGAATGGGCAAGGGATGATCGGCCTGATGGCCCTGAACATTTTGAAGGGCTTTGATTTTGACGCAAAAGACACGACGGAAACGTATCACAAGCAAATCGAAGCGATGAAGCTGGCATTTGTGGATGGATTGGAATACATCACAGAAGAGAACAAAATGAAAATTTCCAAGGAAGCATTGTTGTCAGAGGAATACGCTGCCACTCGCCGTGCACGGATTGGTCATGAAGCCTTGACGCCAGAGCCGGGTCAGCCGAATACGAGTGGCACGGTCTATTTGGCGACTGCTGACGGTGAGGGCAACATGGTTTCCTTTATCCAAAGTAATTACATGGGCTTCGGTTCCGGGGTAGTTGTGCCGGGGACAGGGATCGCCATGCAAAACCGGGGTCATAACTTCTCGCTGGACCCTGCTCATGACAATTGCTTGGAGCCAGGCAAAAGAACGTTCCATACCATTATCCCGGGCTTCTTGACGAAGGATGGAAAAGCAGTGGGGCCATTTGGTGTAATGGGGGGCTTCATGCAGCCACAAGGACATGTGCAGGTGGTCATGAACACGATCGACTTCCACCTCAATCCGCAAGCTTCGCTCGACGCGCCGCGCTGGCAGTGGATGGAGGGCAAAACGGTGGAGCTGGAGCGTCATTTCCCGGAGCACTTGGCACAAGCCTTGGAGCGCAGGGGGCATACCATCAAGTGGGCGCAGCTCGGCAATTATTTCGGGCGTGGTCAAATCATTTGGCGTGATGAAAATGGTGTGCTGAGCGGTGGTACGGATATGCGCGCAGACAGCAGCATTGCTGCTTGGTAA
- a CDS encoding chromate transporter, giving the protein MIYLQLFWAFFISNILGYGGGPPSIPLIQNEVVDHYQWMSVQEFGEVLAVGNALPSPIATKLAGYIGYQVAGVPGAVVALFATVAPTAIAMILLMGFINLFRSAPQVKAMTQSIRPVVTVLLGTMTYQFLMGAVEGIGWMQTGILTVASYLLLETWKVHPAFVILGTMAYGFVFIG; this is encoded by the coding sequence ATGATCTACCTGCAATTATTTTGGGCCTTTTTCATCTCCAACATTTTGGGGTACGGGGGAGGACCACCGAGCATCCCTTTGATCCAAAATGAAGTGGTTGACCATTACCAGTGGATGAGTGTGCAGGAATTCGGAGAAGTGCTGGCAGTAGGAAATGCCCTGCCCAGCCCAATCGCGACCAAGCTCGCCGGATACATTGGCTATCAGGTAGCAGGTGTACCGGGTGCAGTGGTCGCATTATTTGCAACGGTTGCTCCGACAGCGATCGCAATGATCTTGTTGATGGGTTTTATTAACTTATTCCGCAGTGCTCCACAGGTAAAAGCAATGACCCAATCGATACGGCCAGTCGTTACTGTCTTGCTCGGAACGATGACGTATCAATTCCTGATGGGCGCAGTCGAAGGCATTGGCTGGATGCAAACAGGGATATTGACAGTGGCATCCTACCTTCTGCTCGAAACATGGAAGGTCCATCCCGCTTTTGTCATTCTGGGTACGATGGCGTACGGGTTTGTTTTTATTGGCTAG
- a CDS encoding chromate transporter, with translation MIYWKLFLAFFRIGIFGFGGGPTMVPLFYMECVKKYKWVTDEDFSDNLALGNALPGPIGTKLAAFIGYRVKGWKGALVANIAVVMPIVLVMIGLLQVIYQWKDAPGVYGMIQAIGPVIAVMTGVLTWEFLSKGWKGASSKAGATLSLALSLVALLFLDWHPGIVVGIALAVSFAYSTWSVRKRKDKDGKEGVA, from the coding sequence ATGATTTACTGGAAATTATTTCTCGCCTTTTTCCGCATCGGAATCTTCGGATTTGGGGGAGGACCTACGATGGTTCCCCTCTTTTACATGGAATGCGTGAAAAAGTATAAATGGGTGACAGATGAAGACTTTTCCGACAATCTGGCGCTCGGCAACGCTCTTCCAGGGCCGATTGGGACCAAGCTGGCTGCATTTATCGGCTATCGGGTAAAAGGCTGGAAGGGTGCATTGGTGGCAAACATTGCAGTAGTGATGCCAATCGTGCTTGTGATGATTGGTTTGCTGCAAGTCATATATCAATGGAAGGATGCGCCGGGTGTATACGGCATGATCCAGGCAATTGGTCCAGTAATCGCAGTTATGACAGGCGTCCTTACGTGGGAATTCCTTTCAAAGGGCTGGAAGGGAGCGTCCAGCAAAGCAGGTGCCACCCTTTCCCTCGCCCTCTCACTCGTTGCGTTACTCTTCCTTGATTGGCATCCGGGCATCGTCGTAGGGATTGCGCTGGCCGTTTCATTTGCTTATTCTACTTGGTCTGTCCGCAAGCGCAAGGACAAGGACGGCAAGGAGGGTGTAGCATGA
- a CDS encoding Lrp/AsnC family transcriptional regulator, whose protein sequence is MDETFRRSFYPDLDDIDYGIIRALQGNARVPFTQIAKDLGVTEKTIRMRVQQLQDEGALSLVGIVNPVKAGFHVQAMIQVAVEAEKLDDVVAALTETVEIRLIVLTSGEYQLFTQVLATSNEELSQFLIKKLHKIPGISKTNVINELKILKSKYNFIR, encoded by the coding sequence ATGGATGAAACTTTCCGAAGATCATTTTATCCTGATTTAGATGACATCGATTATGGGATCATTCGAGCCTTGCAAGGAAATGCGCGCGTGCCGTTTACTCAGATTGCAAAGGACCTCGGGGTTACAGAAAAGACGATCCGCATGCGCGTCCAGCAATTGCAGGACGAAGGTGCCCTGAGTCTGGTCGGTATTGTCAATCCAGTCAAGGCAGGGTTTCACGTACAAGCGATGATTCAAGTGGCTGTGGAGGCGGAAAAGCTGGACGATGTGGTTGCTGCGTTAACGGAAACTGTAGAGATTAGGCTCATCGTACTCACTTCTGGTGAATATCAGCTTTTCACACAGGTGCTAGCAACAAGTAATGAAGAATTGTCGCAATTTTTGATCAAAAAGCTGCATAAGATTCCTGGCATCTCCAAAACGAATGTGATTAACGAATTGAAAATACTGAAGTCCAAGTATAACTTTATTCGTTAG